The region ATTGCTTTCATCTTTGATTTACTTTTGATTATTGAGTCTCTTTTATGATTGTACGTATCTCTGAATCAAGTTTTGAAATGATTCATTTCTAGCATGCGTAAACCATTGGTTAGGTTTGGACTTCATCATAATACTCTTAATAAATTACATGAATCACTTGATACCACCGGCCATGCCACTAAACATAAATAGAGAAACAAAGATTATTGCTATGAATCAAAAATTTGTTGACAGATATAAATAAGAACTAGAATTTCATCCTTCAAAGGGTGAAAAGCAAAGTTGTCACTacaaaaaaaaaggaaaattgTGGTGGCTTAAGAAGTTCTATTTTGGCGGTTTCAACCGCCACACAGAGGAAACAATGGCGGTTTTACAATAATCGCCACACAAAACGTCGTAATATACTTGGTATAATATGGTGTTTACAACCACCAGAATATTCACTTTTTTTCTAAAAATGTTATGCAGCCAATCATTTGCTCAGATATTATTGAATGCAAAAGTATTTACTAATTTGTACATAATATATCACAATGAttagaaaaaaaatcaacaatATAATTAGGATGACAGAAGAAACAAATATATATTTATTTCCTATTTTAATGTCAAATTTTCTTCTCTAAAACTATAAATAATTAGCAGGTCCAAGCAAACAATACTACAAACAACATAGAATTAATATACTTTTAGTAATACTATGACAAGATTGACCTTTGATTAATTATGGTATATGGGACATGTCCTATCATAATTATGCATATTAGCATATGTAGATGGCAATGTCTATCTACTTTTTACTTTTGCAGACACTAAACATATCTTGCAGCAAAATTATAATCTAAATAAACAAGCAATATAAGTAACATTTAATACATGGTAGGACTGTGAGCATAAAAACACAATATAGGCTCTTATTTTGGTCAGAGAAACCAATGTTTTCTCCTCATGCTCCCGAGCATCCTCCTGTCTTCATAAATGAAAAGTTTGGCCCCCCAAACAGTCTCCTATCATCGTTTATCATGAAATATAATTCTTGCAACAAATAATATTCTTGCAACTAAATGGCCTTCCTGCAACAAAACTGCTCTTAATTATTTAAACTTCTCTTAATCATTTAACAAAGGCAATTCCAATCATTTAGAATGTATGCTAAAAGCTAGATCCTGAGCATATTCACTTCTAAAATACCTAGCAGCACAACCTCCAAAAGTGATGATGATTAAAGGAGAATTACAACAAATGTGCTAGATATATTATCTTGGTTTCTTTTTTGAAACAAATATAATGTAAATGCATAATGAATATATGTATTATTACGAACCTTAAAGTCAAATAGTTTGTCACCAAGTATTGATGTTAGACAAATGAGAAAAACCAGAAACCCAAATTTAAAGTTGGTGATAAAACTAGTTCGTGTTGTTATTTATTAAGAAATTTGAAAATCTATATTATGGCTTAGCTGTGTATTTCAATAAAATCAGAGTTGCATTAAACTTAAGAACTTGGATGGTGAGAAGTGATATGACCTGCATCACTGAATGGAAAGAACAATGTATTAAAATATCTTATAAAAAACATTACAATGTCAAACAATAAATAAACTGGTGGATATAACAATTAACTCAACTCATAGATCAAATAAGCATTAGCAAGGTACCAAGTGTCCAAAAAACTCTACACATTAAATTACTTTAGATGTAATACTCCTGATCAAAATAATTATGTACATTAAGTTACTCTAGATATGATTCTTATCATTCAAACAAGAATAAGGAACTCACTTATAAATTAAGTTAATGTAAATATAAATTTTGAGATCATGAATAAAATGAATCATTTATTACAAAAAAAACACATTTAACTTTGAACATGCACATCATAAATAATAACACCAAATGTATCTTTCACTACAAATCAATGTACATTGAAACTGTTAAGTACATATCCAATTTAGTAGGAAAAAGGGAAAAATATGTAAGTTACCTCTACTATAACATGTGGAATAGCTACACTTTAAGATTTATCAATTTTGTTTACCCTAATGTGTATCCATCTATAAATATTTCTTGACTGTACTTAATGAAGATTGTGGATGTAGGTCAAATATATGAGAATAATGTCAATCAAATCATGAAGATGATACTTTCTTGCCTAATATTAATATTTTCAATTGTAATAGCTCATTGTTTGGATAGAAACATAAACTGTATTCACAAATAATATCCTACTAGATATCATAAATAGATAAACACGAAGATGACATCTCTTACACGGTAGAGAACACAACCAAAAGAATGACACTAACTAGTAGCTATAACTACTAGAAGATTTGttcaagaaaaagaaaaaacattTTAGAATAGATGGAATGTTGTCTCCCGAACAAGAGTCAATTTCTCATATCCAACATCCTTCATTCCTTTTAATGAACGAAAATCAGATGCAAAAATGCTCGAATTTTTTTAATGAACGCATCAAAACAATCAACTTAAAATAAACTTCTTGaaaacatacaggttttgatcaaatttttaaGTAAAAAATGACCGATTAAAAAGGCCTAGACTGATTAAAATGCGGTTGAAAAAGTactcaaaaaaataaaatgagcacgCCAGGTTAGACTGTGCAAACCGTAAATTAAGAatactgacgtctgcaagcttgatttttaaATTTTTCGCCCTTTACTTCTGCCTACATTTGAAAATCGATTCAACTGATATAtttgtagatccgaaaaattaCTCTATTTGGTATTCTAAACGTTATACGGAATGAAATACATGCTGTGATAAGTAGAAAATGCAAATGTCTTGTAAATGCATTGGTTTACTGGTTGAGAAATTCTGAAAAGATAATCAGGTGCAAATGGATCACTCTTGGACCATTTACTTATGATTCTCAATTACAATTAAAATTCTACAAAGATTTAGATGGCGAAAATACTCTTGACTGTCACCCTCTAAACCTCTAAAACATGACACAACATAATGAATGATGCActgagattgagaaatcaagtctTTTGACTTCTCAATTGATAGATGACTGAATGAATGTCATCAAGACTAGATAAAATGTCAAAACTCTTGAGTTTTCATCTAAACCTTGTTTTCACTTTTCACTTAATAAGTATAAACATGTCCGACATATACCTCTCATTTTTGTTTGCTAAGGGATTTATAGGGCCACATATGGTAGAGTGTACAAGCTCCAATCTTCTTGTTGATCTTCGGTCACTCTTCTTTGTAATTATTTCTCTATGTTGCTTTCCTACCATGTAGTCTACATATACTTGTTTTGAATCTTCAATTCTAGAAAATCCTTTCACTGCATGCTTCTTGTCTAGCATTTTTATTCCCTAGAGGCTCAAGACACCATACCTATAATGACACAAGTAGGTTATATCTTCACATTTAGTCTTCAAAAAAGACCTTTTTTCAACTATAGTAGTTATGGAAAAAAAGCTTGTTTGAGGCTGTCGAGGCTGAAAAATTATAGAGTCGTCATCATCCATTATTTGTTCCTAAGAAACaggaaaataatgataaaacctcAAGTTATGGGTGAGACAATaaggttcgggagtcagttaagtaAGGGGAATGTGTTAGGAACCCCTCACTTCtattgtactcaatgggatcctcaTATAATCCTAGGGTTAGTTTGTGTTTCTAAGGGAATGTTTGCtcatattatttattattttcttaagGTATTTATTTACAAAGAAAATACTATTGTTTAAAGAAAACAATTGATTAATGAAGTTAGACACAAAAAAGATTTTTTGgttattgtactcgctagagtgctacgactctatgcctacgtacctaCATGTTAGATTAAGGATAAGAATACCGTAGTTCTtctagaaaatgtttgtttgtttgattgtttttaGATTATTGCAAGTTCTCAACGCATCAGGGGCGGAGAAatgtttgattttgaaaatgCCTCAATCAAAAGGGCAGAGGACTTAAAATTTGAATTTGTGGTATTGATTTTGTTTAACTTTTAGTTTgcaaaaatattataattaatttaattagaaattaaattaaatgaCATATATATACATAATTGATTTTATTTGAGAATAATAAACATGATTAATAGACGAAGACAAATTGATATGATCTTGATTAAATCGTAATTAATCTTAATAATGACTAAATACTAACCCTAAAATTAATCGCGGAATTATTCTAATAAACCCTAATCGTTAAAACATactttatattttttttgtaattaaaaataaaataaagtaaatccttgattattaaaattaattattttaataaattattGATTAAATTCTAATTATAAAAATTAATTGATAAAATTATTCATTAAGAAAACAagttaaattaattaaattaaattaatagaGTAGGGGGTGTAATTTGTATTCAAATAGCAATGGGCTAGgtaaaggggggggggggggggggggttgtgAAAAGCAATGGGGTCTAGACACATTTACTTTTGAAGCCTGGTGCTGGGTAGAGGGTCAATGAAGAGAGTCAACGGTTGACTCTCATCCAGGGACATTGGATCAATTCAACGGAATCTATGCATATGACATAAGGGTCATGCGATTGTCATATTAAGTCAAGGCAATCAAGATGAGGGATTCAGATTACAAGTTAATGGGAGCACATGATGGACGCGCATGCATAATGACTGGTCAGAGTCAACAGTCTCATTGGTTGGGAGAGACTCATGTGTCTCTCACTTAGCACCAtattgggggggggggggggggggtattTAATCCATTTCCACGCTCCCCCCTCATTTTCACTATTTTTTCTCTTTCTACACTCTTACTCTCTCTTAACCATCTCTTCTTTCTCTGCCTCTGTGCTCCCTTTGGCCACCCCTCTAACCTAACAACCATAATCCCCACCACCCTATTCCCTAGGTTTCAGGTTGGTATTTAACCAGAAACTTCAAACCTTTATACACTCTATTGTATCCAGAAGTAGTTGATAGATGTTCTAACAAAGTCGATTAAGACAAATCCATTTCTCCGCTTGAGGGATGAAATTGATATTGTTAGGTTTTGTTAAGCtaaatatgaattaaatgatGATACTAGAATTAATTCATTTTCAGAAACTTGTTGACAAAGTTTGTTAGATACTAGTAATATTTTAGTATTTTCTTTAAGTCCCACTTGTATTTAAGCAAATGAGCGGTGTGAGTACTATTATTCTTTTTGCAGTCTGTGTGCAACCATTTTATAACTTTTAAAAGTAGTGGAAATTTATTATTACTCTTTCTCTTATTTGTTTTTttcatctttatcaccttgtACTCCAACAAACAGACTAATAAATAATCTAGAATATAAAACATACAATTATTTTTCATTATGCAATTGAAACATACATGAATGATTTTATCGAAACATACAAAGTTGCAACCATATTTCTAACTTTGTTTTATTTAGGATACATAAAATCATACTTGTCCTTACATACATTTATTATTTGAACATAAATCCAGTTTGAACATGAAGTTAGCATCTAGATAACACAAGGACGGTCAACAGAATAATTAGGCACCCAAGCAGCAGCCTTATTGCCAATGAAATGGCAAACAGAAATAGTTCCAGGGCTAACTTTGAGAGCTTCGTAAAGCAACTCAGGGTTCATACCTCTTGTATCATGATGACAAACGGTTAAAGCCTTTGCTTTGCTTCCATCAGGTGCTGCCAACGAGACCACGTAAGCGGTTGTTTCACGCACTTGATGGCAATTGAATACAACTTTTTCAAAATTCAATCTATGACACATCACTGCATTGTCACCAACTTTTTTTACTTCCTCCACAACATATTGGTCTTCATTTTTGTCGAAGGTACTTGAAATAGCCTTAATCTTTGATGTTCTAAAATGTGAAATGACATGATCAATCATAGATTCTAAAGATGATACACAATGTTTGTGTTCTCCTTTAGCAGTTCGACTATTACAAAAGTCATCCAGACTTTGTCTTTCTTTATTCTCCAGCCATATGGAATCAGTCACACCTTGTCTTGGTTCTGTGAATGGCCGCATCATCTTTGCAACAGACTGAGTGTTACCCAATACTATTTTCTTTCCAGGATAAAGATCATGTGGAAAAAAAAGTGTCGAGTATTGGTTTAATTCTTCGACTCTAATGGGTAGGCTATTAGTTTTTCCATCTGCCACATAAAACAACATATTATAATTACTTCAAAAACCATGATAAATAGTCTTATTATGAGACAACATTTCGTTATATAATTCATGTTACTAACAAAGAAGCAAAAGATCTGAAAAAGCCTCAGGGAGAGGAGTGTTTGGCCACACATATTTCCAATAATCTTCTCCGGATGGTATGGCACCGGTACTCACAAAAGCCAACTGTAAAAACAATAATTCACATTTTATATATTAGTGTTGAATTCAAAATGATTAAAGAGTTTTTTCCTCATTCCTTCTTATAAACAAATATACATCATCATATATACAATAGAGTAGAAAATATATAACTTACACAAAAGAGAGCCAAAACCGTGATATGTGAAAACTCCATTTAG is a window of Lathyrus oleraceus cultivar Zhongwan6 chromosome 6, CAAS_Psat_ZW6_1.0, whole genome shotgun sequence DNA encoding:
- the LOC127097275 gene encoding embryonic abundant protein VF30.1 — its product is MEFSHITVLALFCLAFVSTGAIPSGEDYWKYVWPNTPLPEAFSDLLLLYGKTNSLPIRVEELNQYSTLFFPHDLYPGKKIVLGNTQSVAKMMRPFTEPRQGVTDSIWLENKERQSLDDFCNSRTAKGEHKHCVSSLESMIDHVISHFRTSKIKAISSTFDKNEDQYVVEEVKKVGDNAVMCHRLNFEKVVFNCHQVRETTAYVVSLAAPDGSKAKALTVCHHDTRGMNPELLYEALKVSPGTISVCHFIGNKAAAWVPNYSVDRPCVI